AAGCGCCAGATCGTTTTATTCCAGCCAACCAACTGAACGTCTTGGCTCGCGTTGTTCATAAAAATAACTTAGGTAAAGAATTTCCCATTGCTCGCGAAGAGATTCTAGATCTTCAAGCCCCTGAAAACTTCGAGTTTGACTCTAAAAAAGACCTCAATCGTTTCTCTGAATCAGACCAGGCCAACTTACTTTACTTCGCTCGCTCTCTTCTTGTGCCAAACCTCACTTTGAACAAACAAGAAACCGCCTCAAGAAGACAAGCTGCTCGCGATGCTGTCATTCCAGTCACAATCACAATCAAAAAGAATCAAACAATCATCACGCAAGGTTCTGTGATCCAGCCATTCCAAATGGCGGTGATTAAACAGATCGAAAACATCCGTGCTGATAAGCGCAAAGACGTGATGGCTCTTTCGATGGCGTTTATGCTTTCAGTGGCGATCATGGTGTTCTTCTCGTACTTAAAGCGCTTTACGATGAACAAAGTAAAGATCGACTTTAAAGACGTGACAGTCATGATGTTGATTGCGTTCGGAGTAATCTTCTTCACAAAAATTTATCTTTTCGTAACAGACGCCGCCTTCGCGTCAAAGATGGGCCACATCCTTCCGCCAGCAGTGTTTTTGTTTGCAGCACCGGTGGCGGCAGGACCGATGCTTGTTGGTTTGCTCATTACCTACGGCGAAATCGTATGGCTTTTCACGGCGTTCTTATCGGTGTGCTTAGGAATCATGGTGGACTACAACTATCCATTCATGTTCGTCACACTTGTCGGCGGTATCGCCGCAGCTCGCGGTGTTTTCAACTGTAAAACGCGTAATGACGTTTACTTCGCTGGTGTGCGCACAGGGCTTATTAATGCGCTCATGATCGCCTTCATTCTTACAATGACGAAGTTCGATCAAGAGGGCGGAGTAAAAGAAATTCTTCTTTCAATTCCAGCAGGCTTTATCGGCGGAATCTTTAGTGCACTTGTGGCAATGATGTTCATTCCACTTTTGGAATCCATCTTCAACTACACAACAGACGTAAAACTTTTAGAACTGAGCAACCTCAATCATCCGCTTTTAAAAGAAATGATCGTGAAAGCGCCAGGAACTTATCACCACTCTATGATGGTAGGGTCGATGGTGGAAGCAGCGGCCGAGGAAATCGGCGCAAATCCTTTACTCGGAAAAGTCATGTGCTACTACCACGACATCGGAAAGATGGAGCACGCCAATTATTTTATCGAGAATCAAAAGCCAGGACATAATCCGCACGATCATATTTCTCCGTTTATGAGTAAGACCTTGCTTGTCGCTCACGTCAAAGACGGTATTGAGATGGGAACGTCTTACAAACTCGGTAAACCGATCCTTGATGGCATCATCCAACATCATGGAACAACGTTGATCTCTTACTTCTATAACAAGGCTCTTGATCTAAAAAAAGAAGATGATCCAGAAATTAGCGACAACGACTTCCGCTATCCGGGACCGAAGCCACAATTCCGCGAATCTGCTCTGTGCATGTTGGCGGATAGTATCGAAGCCGCTGCTCGCTCTTTGGATGAGCCAACGCCAACACGTTTGCAAAACATCGTTCGTAATATCATTCAAAGAAAGTTTTCAGACGGACAGTTGGATGAGTGTAATCTGACCCTCAAAGATATTTCTAAAGTGGAAGCCGCCTTTGTGCGCATTCTTCTTGGTATTTACCATCAACGTATCGATTATCCAAAAAGCGCCGGTGGCGGTTTAGGAGATGTCGGTCAAGTGACGCCATCGCAAGGGTAGACATGCAAGTTCTGATCGTGAATGAGTCGAAACACGCCGTTCCTCGCAAATTCGTTAATGAATGGATGGAAGACATCACAGCGGAACTAAGAAAGCGCAAAGTTCTTAAGATGGCTCAAGCCTCGCGCGAACTCACATTGGTGTTCTTAGATAAAAAGCCCGCACAAAAAATCAATTTTGAATTTCGTGGCAAAGACTACGCAACAGATGTTCTTAGCTTTGACTCCATGGATCCAAGTTCTTTCGGAGAATTGGTTCTGTGCCCCGAAGTTTTAAAACGCCAAGCCAAGGAACATAAACTCACGTATCAGCAAGAGCTGGGTTACATGCTCCTCCACGGAGTTCTGCATCTTTTAGGATACGATCATGAAACAAACGAGAAAGACGCTCGTGAAATGTTCGGCCTTCAAGACGCTGTCTTTGAGAAGCTTTTGAAAAAAGTTTCTAGATAAATTTAGCTCCTCATCCTATATATTCGCTCTCACAGAAAAATCTCGCGGAAAATCCCCGAAAGCGCCCATTTGCGCACCTTGATTTGTTTAAACATTAGGCGATTCACATCTCGGCAATGAGTGCATTGCGCTCAATCCTCTTTATTTCGCAAATCGTCGAAAAAAGGCCCCTTGGCACTGAGATTGTAATAGGGAGATTTCGTGTTCTCCCTAGTTGTCGCCTCCGAGAGCTTTCCCCCTCCCTGTTCTCGGAGGCGTTTTTCTTGACAGACGTGTCCTCCCGGATAAACTCTTTGGCATGTCTATCATTACGGAATCTTCCGAAATCAAAAGTAGAATCGCGGCTCTCGAAAGTTTCTCAAAGGAACTTCGGGGGTATCTTTGACCTAGATAAAAAGAAAAAACGTCTGGACGAGCTTGCCATTCAAGCCGAAAACCCCGCTATTTGGGAAAAACCTGCCGAAATGCAAAAGATTAACAAAGAAAAATCCCTGCTTGAAAGAGCGGTGGGAGAGTTCGATTCTTTTGCCAATCGTCTGAGCGATGCCGAAGTGCTTTTAGAAATGGCGATGGAAGCGCAGGATGAAAGCAGTTTCACGGAAGTGAAAAACGAAGTCGCTTCTCTTGAAAAGTACGGACAAGAATTAGAACTAAAACGTGTCTTGAGCGGAGAGCTTGACGCCAACAGCGCGTATCTTTCTATCAATTCAGGCGCCGGTGGAACAGAGTCTTGCGACTGGGCGCAAATGCTTCTGCGTATGTACACTCGTTACGCGGATAAGCATGGTTATAAAGTTCAAATCGTCGAGATGACCGAGGGTGAGGGTGCGGGTATTAAATCATGCACGCTTTTGATTGAAGGCCCTTATGCTTACGGATATTTGAAAGCAGAATCAGGAGTGCATCGCTTGGTGCGTATTTCTCCGTTTGATTCGAACGCTCGGCGCCATACATCTTTTGCATCTGTCTTTGCTTGGGCCGAGGTTGATGACGATATCAATATCGAAGTTCGTCCTGAAGACATTCGTGTCGAAACATTTAGATCGAGCGGCGCCGGTGGACAGCACGTCAATAAGACGGACTCTGCGGTTCGTATGTATCATATTCCAACGGGCATCGTTGTTTCTTGCCAAATGGAACGCTCACAAATTCAAAACCGTGAAAAGGCGATGAAGATGTTGAAGGCGCGCCTTTACGAAGTTGAAATCGAAAAACGCAACGCCGAAAAAGACGCGATGAATTCGCAAAAGAAAGCCAACGAGTGGGGATCGCAAATTCGCTCTTACGTGATGCACCCTTATCAAATGGTGAAAGACCACCGCACGGATTATGAAACCAATCAGGTAGATGATGTGATGGATGGAGATCTGGATGGCTTCATTATGGCTTACTTAAAAGAGCAAATTAAAACCGAGGCTCAACCTTCGTGAATAAATCATTAGCATGGATCTCATGGCGACTTTTGATCTCCCGAAATACTTTATTCGGGGGCTCAACGCCGTTGTCGCTTTTGGGATTGGTGCTGGGCGTGGCAGCGTTGGTTGCTTCCATGGCCGTGATGAGTGGTTTTGAATCGACGTTAAAAAAAGCTATGGCCGATGTCTCAGGACATGCACAAGTCATGAAGCGCTCACGATTTCCTGATGACTGGAAGGAATTGGAAGATCGCATTCGTAAAGCCGAGCCAACATTGGTGTCTGCTTCGCGTTTTGTTTTTATTGAAGCTGTTCTTGCGCATGAAGGAAAAATTTCCGGAATTCTTATTCAAGGTGTCGACACCGAGCGCGTTAATAAAGTTTTAAATTTTAAAAATCGCGTGGTGAGTGGATCAGACGATTTAACTCCACCGAGCGAAGTGCCGCTCGCACTCGTCGGTAAAGGGCTTGCTAATAAAATGGGCCTTAAAGTGGGCGACAAGTTCCGCGTTGTTGTTCCCGTCGCTGATGCTGTAGACCCGTCAAAGTTCCAACGCCGTGTTGGTCAGTTTCAAGTTCAAGGAATTTTGGATCTTGGAAAATACGAGTGGAACGAAAGATTTATTCTTGCGGATCTTAAAGCAGCACAAAATCTAGCGGACATCGGGGATCGTTATTCAGGTCTTTTGCTGCGCTTTGAAGATGTGGACCACGCCCGAGATGCGGCATTTAATCTGAGCGGCGTTTTAGGTTCCCCCTATTGGGTGCGCGATTGGCGCGATTCCAATGAAAATCTTTTTGAGGCCGTGCAAGTCGAGCGTCCGGGTATTTTCTTTGTCGTTCTTGTGATCACGTTGGTCGCAGCTTTTAATATTTCTGCGACATTGTTTGTGAACGTCGTTCGTCGTTATAAAGATATCGCTATTCTAAAAACTGTCGGTTTTTCCCGTAAGGACATCATCAAGGTTTTTGCGTTCCAAGGTCTATTCTTGGGTGGCATCGGTATTTTCTTTGGATTTCTTTTAGGATTTATTCTCTGTGGGCTTTTCGCCTTTGCGCAGTCTCGCTTGGGACTTATCGCTGGAGAAGTCTATCGTCTGGATTCGATCGAATTAAATATTCGTCTTGTCGATTCCGTCGCTATTTGTATTGCAACGATGTTGATTTGTTTTATCGCGACTTTGGCTCCCGCTCGCCGTGGCGGAAGACTCAGTCCTGTTGAGGGGCTTCGCAATGAGTGATAGCAATGTTTTTCTTAAAGCCGTTGATATTCATAAATCTTACGCACAGGGTTCAGGCGAACTTGAAATCCTTCGCGGTGTGAGTCTTGAAATCAAAGAAGGGGAAGCGCTCGCGATTCTCGGAGCTTCGGGCGCAGGAAAGAGCACATTGCTACAGATCATGGGAACTCTGGATCGCCCTAATCGCGGCGAACTTTATTGTGAAGGTCGTGATCTTTTAGCGATGGGTGACGAAGAGCTTTCCCGTTTTAGGAATTCCGAAATGGGTTTTGTATTTCAGTTCCATCACTTGTTAGGTGAATTTTCAGCTTTGGAAAACGTGATGATCCCTTGCCGCGTGGCGGGGGAGTCCATCAAGGTCGCGCGCGAAAAAGCCATGCATCTTTTAAATTTTATGGGACTTGCCGAACGCGCTGAACACTTTCCAAGTCAGCTCTCAGGCGGGGAGCTTCAGCGTGTCGCTATTGCCAGAGCTCTTGTTCGTCATCCGAAAATTCTTTTCGCCGATGAGCCTACAGGAAACTTGGATTCCACAACGAGTGGAAAGATTCAGGAACTCTTTTTCCGTCTGAAAGAAGATATGAAGTTAGCACTCGTCATCGTCACGCATGATCTGACATTCGCAACGCGATTTCCTAAAGTCTATCGAATGAAAGACGGTCAGTGGCAGTCATAATAAAAACTGCTTGAGACATATTTGTGAGTCTAAAATTGTTGTAATTTTTCAAAATCATTTTGCGTTTACCACTGCGGTAATTGTGCAACAATAATTGTGGCTTGCCGTCCACGTTGCTTCCACATGAGATGTTCGATGTGCGCTTTCGATTCAGTAATCCTAGGATAAACTCGCAATCAAAAATTTAACTCTTTAGTTTTTTTAAACCCGCCGATAAAGCCACGTCCGGTACTTAGTACCATTAAAGAGAGGGAGTTTATGAGAAACGCAAAACGGATTTTACAAATATGTCTTGTTCCCACCTTGGGATTAAGTCTGTCAGCGTGTACAGGAAGTGGTGGCGGAGCAAGTTTAGATACATTGGATGTGTCAGGAGTTCTCAGTCTTGGTAATAGCACTCAAGGTTTAGAAAAAGTGCAAAGCTTTGCAGAGAAGGAAGATTCAGTCTCTGCCATGAGTGTGAACTTAGCGCTATATAAAGTGACCTGCGCCACGACCACGCCCCCGATTCAAAGTGCGTCGGCGAGCGTAGGTAACGACGGCTCATTCACTGTGAGTATTCCAGGTGCGAAAGGTCAACCTTTGAGTTGTTTCCTTGTGGATTCCAACGGCGATAAAGCTGCAGACTTTATTATCGCGGATTCGTCGAAAAAAGATCTGAACGGAAACTCAGAGACGTCATCGACAGCGGCGTTTAAAGAGCATGCAAATTTAGGAACAATCAACTTTGACCCGAATGCAGGTGAAGTGACAGTTCCAAAAAGTAATATCGCAAGTGTTGTGGAAGAAAAGAAAGCTGCGGCAGCAAGTGTGTTTGATCCTTCGGGGGCATGGACGATTGGCTCCGTGGATTTTACATTGCCTCGGGGTGTGAAATCGCCGTGCCCGAGTAATGATAACGATTGTCATGGTCCCCGCGCCAACCAGGCGATTTATTTAAAACTTTGGAAAGGTGTTGTGACAGCGGACAGTTCTGACATCTTTGGATTGCAAGTGTGGGAAGGTGCAAACTCCTTTGCAACTTGCGGTTCTAAAATCGGTTTAACGGCGGACATGAAAACAGCGTTGGGTGTGAACTTTAGCGCAAACGGCGCGGCTGATGCGGAGTTTTCTTTCTCAACATCAGTTCCAAATTTCCTTGATCAGATCACAAATCAAACAAGCACTGTGACTTTGACGGATGGTTGGAAGATGAGCACGGCGACTCTTCAACGTGACATCACAACAGGTTGCGGTCCTCGCGATATCACAATCGGTGGCGTGATGTACTCAAACGCTTGGGTGTGTGGTGCGGACGGTTCCAATAACTATCAAGTGAGCTTGGGTGGTGGTTGTGTGGACTCGACAGGTAAGTCTGTGGAAGTGAATGATTGGTCTGGATTCACTGGCAATGCTTGTTCGATGTCTGTTGATAGCAACCACATTCGCACGAACACTTGCAATGGCAACGTGACAATCAGTGGACAATCTAAGGCTGTGACTTGCACAAATAAATGGGTTGTGACGGATTCAAACGACGTTCTTAGAGCTGACAACGTGAACTTTGATTGGAACGCATTTAACACTGCAAATGGAATTTCTTCGAACAACGGTCAAACAACGTGTGCTTCGATTGCCAATGGCGGCAGTTCTGAGTCTTTGAAAATGGCGCAACTTCAGTGTTACGCCGATTACTACTGGCGTTCAGGTATGGAGCGCACAGAAAATGCCTGCCTTCCTCGCGTAGATATGGATTGGTCGGCAACGAACTCTGCAAACTTTGCGCACGTGGATAAAATCCGTCCGCAAGGTTTGGTGTTCTTTGAAAAATACGCGCCGTTTCCAGATGGCAGTGGTGGTTCTTTGATGACTCGTCAAGAACACTACGAGGGTGTGAGTGTGGATGGAACTAGTTGGGTGAACTGCCGCGTGATTGATGTCGGTGGTTTGACGATCAAGAAAGTCAGCGACACAAAACTTCTCGCGACTTACCAGTCTTCGCTTATCACAACAAGCACATCGAAACCTGCATGCTTAGCGAAGTTCAACGGCACTCGTGAGTCTTACGTTTTCTATCTCAATAAATAATGAATTCTACACGGCGCACCCTTTTGGGGTACGCCGTACCTATTTGAAACGCGACGCGCAGCGACCCCTCGCAGCGCGTCTTCTTTGACACGACCTTAGTCTTAAGTTACGATTCCCCAATCAAATTGTAAGTATTGAAAAATCTTATTGATTTTAAAAAACTGATTGTCAGAACGACTGTCAAAACTGTTGGGGAATTGAAACTTTGAGTAAGCTTCTTTGTGCATTGTTAATCACTTCGTTAACTTCGACGGTTTGGGCGGCTCCAGCCAAAAAGAAAACCAACAAGAAAACTTCTTCTGTGCAAGTGGCGGCGGCTCCGGCTGTTTCTGGTTTGACGATTAAAAACATCGAAGTTTCCGGCAATCGTAAAATTGAAAAAGATGCGATTCTTACAAAGATCGTTTCAAAAGTGGGCGAGTCTTATTCTGCGCAACACATTCGCGAAGACGTTGAGGCGTTGTTTAAGCTTGGTTTCTTTAACGACATCGAAGTCGATCGTCAGGTGAGTGGCAAAGATGTCACTCTGACTTACAAAGTTTTGGAAAAACCTTCGATTGTCGAAATCACTTACGAAGGTAATAGTGAAGTTAAATCCGACGACATCGCGGATGCTACGGGAATTAAAGCCTACCAACTTCTCAATATGGCAAAAGTAAAAGAAGCCGTTGAAAAAGTTCAAAAGCTTTACGAGGACAAAGGTTTCTTCCTTGCGAAGGTGGAAGCTGAAGTCCAAATCATGAAAAAAGACGAAACAGTTCGTTTGGTGTTTAAAGTTCGTGAGAACGACAAAGTGAAAGTGAAAAAAATCACTTTCCTTGGTAACAAACACTTAGGCGATAGCCAGTTAAAAGCAAAAATGCTCACGCAAGAGGGCGGTTTCTTCTCAGGACTTTCTGGTTCTGGTCAGTACAAGCAAGAAATGTTTGAGCGTGACGTGCAAATCTTGCGCTTCCTTTACTGGAACCAAGGATACGTGCAAGCCAAAGTCGATCGTCCGCAAGTGACGGTGACTCCAGATAAGAAAAACATCTACATCACTATTCGCATCGAGGAGGGTGAGCAGTACGATGTCGGTGATGTTGATTTCGCTGGCGACATCTTGTTCCCAAAACAAGAACTTTATGAAGCGATCAAAATCGATGACAACGGTGTTTTTGCATACGATGTCTTGCAAAAAGATATCAGCGAGTTGACGGCGAAATACGGTGACTTGGGTTATGCCTATGCCAACGTGATTCCACGCACGGCTTTCAACGCCAAAGAACGCAAAGTGAATTTGATCTTTGAGTTCGACAAAGGTTCCAAAGTTTACTTCGGTAAGATCAACATGGTTGGAAACTCCAAGACGCGTGACAAAGTCATCCGTCGTGAGTTGAAAATCCATGAGGGTGAGCTTTACAACGAAACTCGTCGTCGTCAGTCTTTGGAAAACATCCAACGTCTTGGTTTCTTCGATGAAGTGAATTTTAAAACTTCAATTGATCCTGAACGCACGGAAGTCATGAATGTTGATATCTCCGTGAAAGAAAGAAACACAGGGCAGATTCAATTGGGTGCGGGTTACGGAACATCGCAAGGTTTCACTTTGCAAGGTTCAGTCAATCAAGCCAACTTCTTGGGTAAAGGACAAAACTTAGGTGCATCTTTGAACTTAAGTAATACAGGAAGTTACTACAGTCTTTCTTTCACTGAACCCTATTTCAACGACACTCTCTGGTCCGTGGGTGGAAGTATTTATCAAAGTGCTAACACGGGTCGCGTAGACTTCGATGAAAATCACAAAGGTGGAACCATCAGCTTAGGTCATCCTGTGGCTGAGTTCACTCGTGGCTACTTGAAATACCGATATGACGACACAGAACTTTCAACGAAAACAGATTCTGATGGCGTTGTGACCGATCCAGACTTGTTCCCTTTGAAGTCCGCTTCAGGCATCACTAGCTCTTTGACCGCAACGCTTGAGTACGACACTCGTAACGACCGCCAAATGCCGAGCAAAGGTATTTACACAATGGGTGCGTTTGAGTACGCGGGTCTAGGTGGAGATCTGAAATATACTCGCGGAAATGCCTCATTCCGTTATTACAAAAATATCTTCTGGGACGTAGTGTGGAGAAATAACATCACTTACGCACGTATCGATTCTTTGGAAGGTCAAGATGTTCCATTCAGTGAATTGTACTTGCTCGGAGGCCCTTATTCTCTAAGGGGTTACCGCTCTTACCGCGTTGGTAGAATGAAGCTTTCTAACAAAATTAAGCAGAAGATTATCACTGATAATCCGGGCATTAGTGACGAAGAAGCCACAAAACGCGCGATGCGTTTTTACGGTGGTACTCAGCAGGCAATGTACCAGACTGAATTACAGTTCCCTTTGGTAAAAGAAGCTGGCATCATGGGAGCTGGATTCTTTGATATCGGTGCGGCAGATGACGTTCTTGAAGATAAGAACTTCTTTGCTGACGTGGGGTTCGGAATTCGTTGGTACTCTCCGATTGGGGTCTTGCGCTTTGAATGGGGCTTCCCATTAAACCGCGATCCTCTGTACCAGGACGCAACAGTGTTTGAGTTCTCAATCGGTCCTAGTTTTTAGTTTAAAAATCTTTAAGGAGGATTTTAAGAATGAAGAAAATGTTGATCGCGATGAGCATGCTTCTGGCAGCTTCTTTCGCACACGCAGAAGCTAAGGTTGGCTACGTAGACATGCAAAAAGCTATTCAATCAACTTCAGCTGGTAAAAAAGCAAAAGGTGAATTGGAAACTGAGTTCAACAAAAAGAAAAAAGAACTCGAGAAAAAAGAAGCTGACTTGAAAAAAATGGGCGAAGACTTGGAAAAGAAAAAGTCTGTTCTTTCTGAAGAAGCTCTTGGTAAAAAACAAGCTGAGTTCCAAGAAGAAATGCTTAAATACCGTGACGTCGTAGGTAAGAGCCAAATCGAAATCCAAAAGAAAGAGCGCGAATTGACGGCTCCGATCTTGGAAAAGATGAAAAAAGTGATCGCAAAACTTGCGAAAGACAAAGGCTACACAATGGTGATCGAAAATTCTCAAATGGTGCTTTATGCAACTCCAGATGCGGATTTAACTCAAGAAGTGATCACGGCCTACGAAAAAGAAAAGTAGTAATGAAATCAAAAGGGCCTCAAAAAGGCCCTTTTTTAGTTGGGTGTTCTTAAAAACGAAAAACACTCTGTTAGGTAAAAAATGGCAAATTATAAAATTCATCCAAGCAGTGTTATCTCTCCAGAAGTAGAAATCGCCGATGACGTTGAAATCGGTCCTTACTGCTTGATCCAAGGTAAAGTTAGAATCGGTAAAGGTACTTACGTAGAAGGGCACGTCACTTTGGGATCTCGTCATGGGATTTTAGAGATCGGCGCAAACAATCATTTCTGCCCGGGCGCTGCGATCGGTGGAGCTCCCCAAGATATTTCCTACAAAGGTGAGCCGACAAGTTTGATTATTGGAAACAACAACACATTCCGTGAATTTACGACAGTGAATCTTGCGACGAGCAAGGGTGATAAAAAAACTGAAATCGGTGATAACTGCTACTTCATGGCTTACACGCACGTAGGACATGATTGCAAACTTGGTAACAACGTTATTATGGCGAATAATACTCATTTGGGTGGTCACTGTGAAATCGCAGACGGCGTTTTCATCGGCGGTATGTCCGCTTTGAATCAGTTCACTAAAGTTGGTAAAATGGCGTTCATCGCGGGCAGCAGTATCGTGAACAAAGATGTTCTGCCGTTCTGCCGCGCTCAAGGAACTTACGCGACGATTCGTGCAACAAATAAAATCGGTCTTGCTCGCAAAGGCTTTGATCGCGCTGAAATTTCAAATGTGCATAAAGCTATCCGTATCATCATCATGGGTTCTCACACGGTTGAAGAGGGTATCGAGCGTATTAAACAAGAATGCGCTATGAGTCCTAACATCGAATACTTTATCAACTTCATCAGAAGCTCAAAACGCGGTATTGCAGTAGATAGAAGTCCTAAAGGATGGCAAGACGATGAGTAAGAAATTACGTGGCGCCGTTGTTGGCGTCGGATACCTGGGTAACTTCCATGCTCAAAAATATAAAAACAACCCACATGTTGAACTTGTGGGCGTTTGCGATCATTTCCCTGCACAAGCTGATAAAATTGCAGCCGAATTGGGTGTGAAGAGCTTTCACCGTCCCGCCGATCTTATCGGCAACGTGGATTTAGTAACGATTGCAGCAAGCACATTGAGCCACTTTGAGTTGGCAAAAATGTTTTTGCAAAATGGCGTTCACGTGAATGTAGAAAAGCCTATCACAGCAACAGTGCCTCAAGCTGAAGAGCTGGTGGCTTTGGCTGAAAAAAATAATTTGAAACTGGCAGTGGGACATATCGAAAGATTCAACCCTTCTGTGAATGAGTTAAAAAAACATCTTAAAAACCCTCGCACGATTGAACTTGTTCGCATGGCGCCTTACAAAGCGCGCGGCGCGGATGTCAGCGTTCTGCACGACTTGATGATCCACGATATGGATCTTCTTTTCTGGCTGACGGGCAGTGAAATCGAAAGCATGGTGTGTTCAGGAACAAAACTTGTTTCTAAAGAACTTGATACAGCTTCTGTGTCTTTCAAAATGAAAAATGGAACTCATGGTATTATCAATGTCAGCCGTGTTTCTCCGACGACGCAAAGATCTATCCGTGTGGCTCAAGACGATTGTACTTTGTTTGCGCAAACAGGAACTCACGAACTTGAAAAAGTGGAAGTGGGACCTGGTGGTGACGAGCTTGTGAAAGTCACAAAGTGGACGGTAGAAAAAGCAGATGCTCTGCAAAGAGAAACGGACGCTTTCATCGACTGCATCTTAAATGATAAAAAACCTGTGGTCACAGGACTTGATGGTTTGAAAGCTTTGAAAGCTATCGAAGACATTCAAAGAATGATCGAGGGTTGATGTGGATCAAGTCTTGATTGTTGCGGCGGAAGCCTCCAGTGTCACTTATGCGCAAAGAATTCTTGAGACCTGGAAAAAGCAGGGAAGAAACATCCATGCTTTCGGCGTCGGCAGTCAGGATATGGAAAACATCGGCTTTGAACGCCTGGGCAAATCCGAAGAG
This region of Bdellovibrio sp. BCCA genomic DNA includes:
- the ybeY gene encoding rRNA maturation RNase YbeY; translation: MQVLIVNESKHAVPRKFVNEWMEDITAELRKRKVLKMAQASRELTLVFLDKKPAQKINFEFRGKDYATDVLSFDSMDPSSFGELVLCPEVLKRQAKEHKLTYQQELGYMLLHGVLHLLGYDHETNEKDAREMFGLQDAVFEKLLKKVSR
- a CDS encoding ABC transporter ATP-binding protein, whose product is MSDSNVFLKAVDIHKSYAQGSGELEILRGVSLEIKEGEALAILGASGAGKSTLLQIMGTLDRPNRGELYCEGRDLLAMGDEELSRFRNSEMGFVFQFHHLLGEFSALENVMIPCRVAGESIKVAREKAMHLLNFMGLAERAEHFPSQLSGGELQRVAIARALVRHPKILFADEPTGNLDSTTSGKIQELFFRLKEDMKLALVIVTHDLTFATRFPKVYRMKDGQWQS
- a CDS encoding HD family phosphohydrolase — its product is MQRAKNSKKGESPATRVSYEDHSLKFLDWVDSIGLEKTFFGRIVQIMEEKFFIRRAALIFLYCVLLSYTIFYQFDIPYNFNVGDVAKFDVASPIGFEMTDEVTTEEKRLKSEYAVPIVYDYDTSVFERVSVNLIHSFRTMRAYYRETKWPTAPAAYRAKVKDFFQYKKQFEKELGVGVSDFMFEWLIDLKFNPRIEAVIIRNLESWYDKRIAEAPDRFIPANQLNVLARVVHKNNLGKEFPIAREEILDLQAPENFEFDSKKDLNRFSESDQANLLYFARSLLVPNLTLNKQETASRRQAARDAVIPVTITIKKNQTIITQGSVIQPFQMAVIKQIENIRADKRKDVMALSMAFMLSVAIMVFFSYLKRFTMNKVKIDFKDVTVMMLIAFGVIFFTKIYLFVTDAAFASKMGHILPPAVFLFAAPVAAGPMLVGLLITYGEIVWLFTAFLSVCLGIMVDYNYPFMFVTLVGGIAAARGVFNCKTRNDVYFAGVRTGLINALMIAFILTMTKFDQEGGVKEILLSIPAGFIGGIFSALVAMMFIPLLESIFNYTTDVKLLELSNLNHPLLKEMIVKAPGTYHHSMMVGSMVEAAAEEIGANPLLGKVMCYYHDIGKMEHANYFIENQKPGHNPHDHISPFMSKTLLVAHVKDGIEMGTSYKLGKPILDGIIQHHGTTLISYFYNKALDLKKEDDPEISDNDFRYPGPKPQFRESALCMLADSIEAAARSLDEPTPTRLQNIVRNIIQRKFSDGQLDECNLTLKDISKVEAAFVRILLGIYHQRIDYPKSAGGGLGDVGQVTPSQG
- a CDS encoding ABC transporter permease, producing MNKSLAWISWRLLISRNTLFGGSTPLSLLGLVLGVAALVASMAVMSGFESTLKKAMADVSGHAQVMKRSRFPDDWKELEDRIRKAEPTLVSASRFVFIEAVLAHEGKISGILIQGVDTERVNKVLNFKNRVVSGSDDLTPPSEVPLALVGKGLANKMGLKVGDKFRVVVPVADAVDPSKFQRRVGQFQVQGILDLGKYEWNERFILADLKAAQNLADIGDRYSGLLLRFEDVDHARDAAFNLSGVLGSPYWVRDWRDSNENLFEAVQVERPGIFFVVLVITLVAAFNISATLFVNVVRRYKDIAILKTVGFSRKDIIKVFAFQGLFLGGIGIFFGFLLGFILCGLFAFAQSRLGLIAGEVYRLDSIELNIRLVDSVAICIATMLICFIATLAPARRGGRLSPVEGLRNE
- the prfB gene encoding peptide chain release factor 2, which translates into the protein MACLSLRNLPKSKVESRLSKVSQRNFGGIFDLDKKKKRLDELAIQAENPAIWEKPAEMQKINKEKSLLERAVGEFDSFANRLSDAEVLLEMAMEAQDESSFTEVKNEVASLEKYGQELELKRVLSGELDANSAYLSINSGAGGTESCDWAQMLLRMYTRYADKHGYKVQIVEMTEGEGAGIKSCTLLIEGPYAYGYLKAESGVHRLVRISPFDSNARRHTSFASVFAWAEVDDDINIEVRPEDIRVETFRSSGAGGQHVNKTDSAVRMYHIPTGIVVSCQMERSQIQNREKAMKMLKARLYEVEIEKRNAEKDAMNSQKKANEWGSQIRSYVMHPYQMVKDHRTDYETNQVDDVMDGDLDGFIMAYLKEQIKTEAQPS
- a CDS encoding OmpH family outer membrane protein codes for the protein MKKMLIAMSMLLAASFAHAEAKVGYVDMQKAIQSTSAGKKAKGELETEFNKKKKELEKKEADLKKMGEDLEKKKSVLSEEALGKKQAEFQEEMLKYRDVVGKSQIEIQKKERELTAPILEKMKKVIAKLAKDKGYTMVIENSQMVLYATPDADLTQEVITAYEKEK
- the bamA gene encoding outer membrane protein assembly factor BamA yields the protein MSKLLCALLITSLTSTVWAAPAKKKTNKKTSSVQVAAAPAVSGLTIKNIEVSGNRKIEKDAILTKIVSKVGESYSAQHIREDVEALFKLGFFNDIEVDRQVSGKDVTLTYKVLEKPSIVEITYEGNSEVKSDDIADATGIKAYQLLNMAKVKEAVEKVQKLYEDKGFFLAKVEAEVQIMKKDETVRLVFKVRENDKVKVKKITFLGNKHLGDSQLKAKMLTQEGGFFSGLSGSGQYKQEMFERDVQILRFLYWNQGYVQAKVDRPQVTVTPDKKNIYITIRIEEGEQYDVGDVDFAGDILFPKQELYEAIKIDDNGVFAYDVLQKDISELTAKYGDLGYAYANVIPRTAFNAKERKVNLIFEFDKGSKVYFGKINMVGNSKTRDKVIRRELKIHEGELYNETRRRQSLENIQRLGFFDEVNFKTSIDPERTEVMNVDISVKERNTGQIQLGAGYGTSQGFTLQGSVNQANFLGKGQNLGASLNLSNTGSYYSLSFTEPYFNDTLWSVGGSIYQSANTGRVDFDENHKGGTISLGHPVAEFTRGYLKYRYDDTELSTKTDSDGVVTDPDLFPLKSASGITSSLTATLEYDTRNDRQMPSKGIYTMGAFEYAGLGGDLKYTRGNASFRYYKNIFWDVVWRNNITYARIDSLEGQDVPFSELYLLGGPYSLRGYRSYRVGRMKLSNKIKQKIITDNPGISDEEATKRAMRFYGGTQQAMYQTELQFPLVKEAGIMGAGFFDIGAADDVLEDKNFFADVGFGIRWYSPIGVLRFEWGFPLNRDPLYQDATVFEFSIGPSF